A part of Salmo salar chromosome ssa18, Ssal_v3.1, whole genome shotgun sequence genomic DNA contains:
- the gpr78b gene encoding G-protein coupled receptor 26, translating into MDFVEIIFALFIIVVAIVSLLSNLLVLLCFVQSTEIRRQVPGIFTMNLSFCNILITLLNMPSTLVGIIGNQQPFGDCLCHTVSFLETFLTANTMLSMAALSIDRWIAVVFPLSYSSKMRYKDAVIMMCYSWLHSLTFSVIALLFSWVDYSQIYASCTLHLSEESDRIKFTIFTVVFHATSFMLSLLILCFTYLKVLKVARFHCKRIDVITMQTLFLLVDIHPTVKQRCLVEQKRRKQRATKKISIFIGSFIICFAPYVITRLTELLPFVGINRHWGIFSKCLTYSKAASDPFAYSLLRQQYKKVLVTVVNRLLRRDLYPSSGHNSSLDTENDYSLHRIS; encoded by the exons ATGGACTTTGTGGAAATTATCTTCGCGTTGTTCATTATTGTGGTCGCAATTGTCTCGTTGTTGTCGAACTTACTGGTGCTGCTATGTTTTGTCCAGAGCACCGAGATCCGCCGACAGGTGCCGGGAATATTCACCATGAACCTGTCTTTCTGCAACATACTTATCACCCTTTTGAACATGCCATCGACATTGGTGGGGATTATCGGAAACCAGCAGCCTTTTGGGGATTGCCTTTGCCATACAGTGAGCTTTCTGGAGACCTTTTTGACTGCGAACACTATGTTGAGTATGGCAGCACTCAGTATAGACCGCTGGATAGCGGTGGTCTTTCCCTTGAGTTACTCCAGTAAAATGCGCTACAAGGACGCAGTGATCATGATGTGCTACTCGTGGCTCCACTCCCTCACGTTTTCCGTCATCGCCCTCCTGTTCTCCTGGGTTGACTATAGCCAGATTTACGCCTCGTGCACCTTGCATTTGAGCGAGGAGAGCGACAGAATCAAGTTTACAATTTTCACCGTCGTTTTCCACGCCACTAGTTTCATGCTCTCTCTACTGATCCTGTGCTTCACCTATCTGAAGGTGTTAAAAGTTGCACGCTTCCACTGCAAGAGGATTGACGTTATAACCATGCAGACCCTGTTCTTGCTGGTGGATATTCACCCAAC tgtgaaACAAAGGTGCCTGGTAGAGCAAAAGCGGAGGAAACAGAGAGCCACCAAGAAAATCAGCATTTTCATTGGGTCGTTCATCATCTGTTTTGCTCCCTATGTTATTACGAG GCTGACGGAGCTGCTTCCCTTTGTGGGCATCAATCGCCACTGGGGAATCTTCAGTAAGTGCCTGACATACAGCAAGGCGGCGTCCGACCCCTTTGCCTACTCCCTCCTGCGTCAACAGTACAAGAAGGTCCTGGTTACCGTCGTCAACCGGCTGCTGCGCCGTGACCTGTACCCATCGTCTGGCCACAACAGCTCTCTGGACACAGAGAACGACTACTCTCTCCATAGGATCAGTTAA